Below is a window of Halomicrobium mukohataei DSM 12286 DNA.
ATTTCTTCTTGGTTGCCAGAACGGGGAGATGTACGCGCAGCCAGCTGATCAGGCGGCCGCTTCGACGGCGGCCAGCACGTCGTCGTAGTCGGGTTCGTTGGTGGGATCGTCGGCGACCCAGCTGTAGCTGACGGTCCCGTCGTCGTCGATCACGAACACCGCGCGATTGGCGATACCGTGGAGGCCGAGCTCTTCGATGTCCATCTCCAGGTCGTAGGCGCGGATCGCCTCGCCGCTCATGTCGCTGACGAGGTCGAACTCGATGCCGTGTTCCTCTCGGAACGCACCCTGTGAGAACGGCGAGTCGGCGCTGACACCCAGCAGCGTCGCGCCGG
It encodes the following:
- a CDS encoding redoxin domain-containing protein, which encodes MVSQGDSAPMFTATVGTSDHEPFDLSDHVGDGPVVLAFFPGAFTPPCSNEMVALQNHLADFEAAGATLLGVSADSPFSQGAFREEHGIEFDLVSDMSGEAIRAYDLEMDIEELGLHGIANRAVFVIDDDGTVSYSWVADDPTNEPDYDDVLAAVEAAA